GGAAGCTGGAGAGGCCAGTGTCAGAAGCCCCTTTTTAGGTTCTGAAGGGACTCCAGTTCTCACAGGAGCTGAGGCCAGtctccaccaccactgccacccacAACTGTCAGATAGTGAATTTCTTGGCTCAACTTGGCAAGATCATGGtttccagttgtttggccaaacAGTGGTCTACTAGTTACTGTGAGGGTGTTTCACAGATGGGCtctgcatctacaatcaattaattgcatctacaatcaacaaagcaCCCTGCCCTTAGCAGCGTGTAGAGTCTCACCCAACCAACTGGAAGTCTTAAAATCAGAAGAATAATTTCTACCTCAACCTCAGTGCTATCTCTTGCCAGAATTTCCAGGCAGCCAGCTTATCCTGGGGTGTCTGGACTTAAGAACTGAGCATCACTTTTACTGGGGCTCCCAGCCTGGGGACTGCCCTAGGGAGTTCGAACTTACCAGTCCCCATGGTGTTGAGCCAATTCCTCATAACAAATATCTGTACTTTTCTTCTCCCTTGGTTTTCTATGGAGAACCCAATTTAGGCACTTAGTGTGGGGTTccatgtccccaccccaccccttaaCCCTCTGGGCCCATTTACTGTGCTGAGAAAGGGTGTGAGGAGACTCACAAAGTGCCCAGATGCTTTGCAGTGCCTGAGAAACTGCAAGTGCGTTCCCAGCCACCGACGAGCAGGGACTGTTATTACCACTTGAGAGaagactggggggtgggggggtgggattTTGGTGTTACTTGCCGCATGTCAAGTGCCTACCTCGAGCGCCCTGGACAACAGGTGGTGGGAGTGGCGGTGATGTGTGAGAGCTGGCAGAAGCCAGGACTCTGGAGCtttgtgcctcagtctcctcatctgtacgATGGGGACAGCAGTCAGGTCTCATTGGCTCATGAGGATGATTAAACGAGTTCACAGCCTGACGCCTTAAGAGGGTCTGGTCTCCACACCCACCACATTTTGCTCTGATAAGACATCGAAACCGTCCTCTCACTTCCGTCCCTTGAGGTGCTGCGGCAGGTGATGTGGAGACCAAGTTGCTTCTTCCAGCCTCACATGGGCACATATTATCAACCTCCCAGCAGAGCTGCCTTCTCTGAGTGCTTGCATTACCTCCGTCGTGCTCAAAGGCAGCCCTTCCCAGCAAACATCGGCCTGCCTCATGAGCGGACACCACGGCCAAGCAGCCTGCCGGGGCACCAGTCCCTTCCCACTGCCCACACCGGAACCACCCCTTTCTGAGGCCTGGAAGGCGGCACCAGCCTCCTGGTGTTTTCCTAGACTACCCTGCAGCAAGGCCCACAGCTGTGACCTAGGGCTGACCCACCAGATGCCCAGTGCTGGACTCGGAGCCAGGAGTGAGGCAAAACCGCAACCGTGGAGTCGGTGGGCAGAGCCCATCAGCTGCTCTCATCCACCCTGAAGTGGCAGTTCTCTTCCCTCGAGTACAGACCCCCCTGGACACTGGACCGAGGGTACCTTGAAAAGAGAGGGTGAGCCAAAGTCTGCACATGCAACAGTAAGCTCCCCCCCATGTAAACCCTGGGCTCCCACGACAGCATCTGTCAGGCTGAACTGCACCCCCTAAGCTCCCCCCATGCAAACCCTGGGCTCCCACAACAGAATGTCGGGCTGAACTGCACCCCCCGCAGAGACTGGAGGATTCTGCTCTTGGCAAATCATCCACACCAGCGATCCACACAGTGTCAGTGAAATGGGGCGACGTGCCCGATGCACAGGGACTGGATATCATcattatgattatttaaaaatttattttagagatGTGGAAACTGGGGTCCCAAGAGGAGATGATTCTGCCTAAGGCTCACAACCAGGTCTTGGTGCCCTGGGTCTGGGCCGGGCTGTGCCCTGCGGAGCCTCCTTCCTCCAAGGGCACAGCGTGGTGAGGGTCCCACGAGGCCACCAGCAGGGCGAAGGCACTGCCtgggccacacacacacacacacctctgggAACTCACCTCCGGCCGCCCCTCAGGAGTCCTTGTTTCAAGTTCAGAGGATGGGATCTAGTGTCCTTGGTGTGAGTCCGCACCACCAGGGCCCCCTCAAACTGGGAGGGCCTGACACCCACCCGCAGACCCCCAGCCCTAGGGACAGAAGTAGGGCACTCGACCCGCCGTGCATTGGACGGACTTGACTCCTCTTGAGACGCTGTGCTGTCGGCCTCTACTCCAAGAGCAGGCATCTCCGTCCATCTCATGCCCTCCGGGGTCGCAGAGAAGGGACGGCCAAGGAGTCCACCGCCAGCCCCCACGTCCACCTTGTCAGCACCCTcaccccctcccttccccaaTCTGTCCTGTGAGCGAAGGGGGCTCCCGGGGACAAGCCCCAGCCCTGTTGTTCGCCTCCTCTTGAACAGGAACCCCAGCTCCTCTTCTCAGCTCCTGGCACCCTGCCCCTCGGGGCTCGGGGTCCTCCAGCCTGTTTCCACACTCCCAGGGCCAAGAGGGAAGACATCTGGAGGCACCATTCGCAGGATGGgagaaggggggaggggaggacggAGAGGCgggaagggagaagccagagaaCTGGAAGGTCgggagcagggaggaggggaggggagggaggggaggaaggggcgTAACCGAACAGATGTGGGGGTAACCGAGGGGCGGCGGAGAAAGTCCGGGAGAACTGCGGGAAACTCTccagagtggggggggggggggggacacggCCTGGCGGCGGCTCAGAGGACAAAGGAGCAGCGTCAGGCTAGCCCAGGGGCCAGGGCGGGAAGGGCCCGCCCCCCTCCGGCCCCTGCCCAGCCGCGCCACCTCCGCCGGGCGCCACCCGCCCGTGGATGCGCTGGTGGCGGAGCACGTGCTCGCGGCGCCCGAAGCCCTTGCCGCACTCCCAGCAGGCGAAGGGCCGCGCCCCGGAGTGCGTCTTGCGGTGGCGCACCAGGTGCTCGCGCCAATAGAAGGTCTTGCCGCACTCGCAGCAGGCGTGCGGCTTCTCGCGGGCCGGTAGCGGGCGCAGGGCGGGCCCGGGGCCGCCGGGGTGCGTGCCGCGGTGGCGCCGCAAGTGCTCCTTGCGCCGGAAGGCCTTGCCGCACTCGGGGCAGGCGTGCGGCTTCTCGCCCGAGTGGCTTTGCCGGTGGCGCAGCAGGTGCGCGGGCTTCAGGGACGTCTTGCCGCACTCGGGGCAGGACACGGCGCCAGGGGTAGCCAGGAAGCCGGGCAGGCCAGACGCCGGCGGGGCCAGTGGGGGACTGCCGGGCTCCTGCTTGTAGGGGCGCGCAGCCTGGGCAGGGCCGGACGCCGGCACCTCAGCCCCGGGCACCGGGTCTCCTGTGGGGTGAAGGCACGGAGTCAGGGGTGGACCAGGACacaggaggggcaggggcaggtggggAAGGCTTACAGCCAGggggctgctggggtgggggtaggactGGGCTGTGAGCACCACATGGGCAGGGGCAGCGGGCTCCTCTTACCCACCACACTGCTGAGCACATGGCTGGCAAGAGTGCGTGGGTGGGAGATGGATGGACGGTTGGATGGGGGGGcggtggatggacagatgggtggacTGGATAGTGGACATGGATGGGTGGGGTCTGTGGGTTCTGGGTGATAAATGGGCCGGTAAGGGAGATAGGTAAGCTGGGTGGTAGGTGAACTACATATTGCCTTTCCAACTCCATGGAGCTGGGCAAAAACGTTTCTATTTCATATCATGATTTAATCTGTCAAAAAGCGTTCCAGTGCAAccaaaattctgaaaactgcCCCACACCCCAGCCCACTTCTCCACAGTATCCGGGCACCCTGGTCTTCACTGGCCTCTCCAAGATGGGAACACATCAGGGGCAGGACCCCCAAGCCCCATGCCCATGCCAGCTCTGGCCTGGCTGACCTCGGGTTCCTTCCCTGTGAGACCTGCACACCCAAAAACAGTGTGTGCCCACTATCAGCCAGTGTTGTTTTGCTTGGCCCACAAAAGtggttttaaaaatgtgaagaatattttaaaatttggcaaCTTCACATAAAAATCAAAATTCTGGCTTTTCATAAGGTAAACTCTGCCCTCTTGACTGTCTTCCCAGGAACAGCCCATCCGCATGGACCCGCCCCTTTCGGCACCTGGGTCCCTGAGTCCCACTCTGGCCATTCAGATCCCACACCCCTCTGGGCTGGTTTTAGGCTCTGCCCACCCACTGAGACAGTCCTCCCTTCAGGAGGGGCCAACTGCCCTGCCCTTGACCCTGAGCTGGACACAGGACTCACTGAACAGAATGGCGGAGTGCAACTTCTAGACGGTGTCAGCAGTGAGAGCAGCTCCCTCCCACTCTCCAGTCACGCGCTTCAGGGGATGCCAGCAGCCATGCATGGTGGACACGCAAGCCCTGGGAGAGGCCCCATGGCGAGGAAGCGAGGCTGCCTGGGATGGCTGCACAGCTGGGGCACAGGCCAGCCCTGTCTAGCCTGAAGACCCCAAGTGCACACTCACGAGCAGCCCTGGGCCAGGACCGCCCACCTAAGCTgctcccagattcctgacccCCAGAAACTGTGTGGGATAATAACATTTACTTTTTGAAGCTCCTGAATTTTGGGGTAATCTGTACACAGCCATAACTACCTAACACACCACCACGCCCCTCTCAGATCAGTCTCACCGCCTCTGTGCTAACAGGCATCATAAAAAGGCAGCCCtccatgagattttgtaggtttgtccagagtgatctgaacagtgaatagggcagtatttgcagagtcccctagggggaatggtgagaaaggagggaaattcaacttccctaagtggagaattcttgatattctcacagacagtggggacaactaaagcaataggctgagcttcCAATCTCAgcatttgttcatatgaaacttaatcctgcaaaggataggctaagcctacttaaaattaggcctaagagtcacccccaagagaacctcttttattgctcagatatggcctctctctcagccaactctgcaggtgaactccctgccctccccctatctatgtgggtcatgactcccaggggtgtggaccttcctggcaatgtgggacagaaatcctagaatgagctgagactcagcatcaagggattgagaaaatcttcttgaccaaaagggggaagagcaaaatgagacaaaatagtgtcagtggctgagagattccaaacacagtcgagaggttatcctggaggttatttttacgcattaaatagatatcacctgtttagttaaggtgtaatggagaggctggagggaactgcctgaaaatgtagagctgtgttccagtagccatgtttcttgaagatgattgtataatgatatagctttcacaatgtgactgtgtgattgtgaaaaccttgtgtctgatgctccttttatctaccttgtcgatggacaagtaaaacatatagattaaaaataaataaataatagggggaacaaatgttaaaataaatttagtagattgaaatgctgtgatttcaatgaaggggaggggtaaggggtatggcatgtatgaatttttttctgtcttctttttattgctttttctgaattgatgcagatgttctaagaaatgatcatgatgaatatgcaactgtgatgatagtgtgagttgattatataataagaacagaatgatcatatgataagaatgtttgtgtttgtaatGTGGTTAtgcatcataaataaaaaataaattaattaaaaaagagagaaagggaggggtaaagggtttggtatgtatgagtttttttgttgtcttttaatttctttttctgaattgatgcaaatgttctaagaaatgatcatgatgatgaatatgcaactatgtgatgatattgtgaattactgattacatttgtagaacggaatgatatgttaagaatgcttgtttctttgttgccatatttttaaaaaacatttaaaaattaataaaaaaattaaaaaaaaaaaaggcagctctCTTCCCAGACTTGCACAACCCAGTGAGGGAGGGACCAATACTATCATCCCCACTCACTCACGGGCCTTTTCCATCCTCGCAGTCCTGCTTGTGCCCAGACCCACCCCTGTAGGGCATGGTGTGAAGCTCACGCCCCTCTGCCTCCCCTCAGAGGCACCTGGGCCTCCTCTGTACTGGGGGGGTCTGCCCGTCTCTGCTGCCCCAATGTCCGTTAGAACGGGACCTGCATTTATCCTGACCTCAGGCTCCCAAGCCAGACACTGGGGCTGCCCCGCTCCAGTCCCTGCAGTCCCTCTCCTCCAGCCCACAGTCCCCGCTTGGACATCGGAAAGGTCTCAGGCTTCTCTGCCCTTCCCGCCCCATGGCTCTAGCACCAGTTCAGCCCCACCTCTCCTGCCCAAAACGCTGCACCCAGCCCCCAGGCTTCCGGTTCCACACTGGCGACCAGATTTCTGCCTCCAATGGACAATCTCTGGTTTTGGCTGACCACTGACTGTAGCCCCTtctgctttttaatatttaaattatatatctcCTTTCAAAATACCTCTAATTACTGGGAGGAAATGCtgctagattttttttccccctcaaacATCTGCTCCAGCCCAAGAACTGAATTCTTCTTCCCTCACTCTGCTGAAATGCATCCTTATtttggtggcttggagttatacaccccagaaaagcacgGTCTTcatccgttcctgtgggtgtgaaccgcTGTAAACAGGGCATTTTGAGGTGAtagttttagttaaggtgtggctcagctGAATTGGGTTAGGGCTTTGATCTGCATTTTAGCAGAATGGATGTCAGACATGGAGGAAGCAAGGTGGAAGTCGTCGGATGGGAtggggagggatggggaggggaggggaaggcacTGCTGTGTGTAGGGCAGGGCTGTGACGGGAAAGCCAAGGCCACAGATTGCTGGCAGCCGGCTGCAGGGCACCCAGGTCTCAGAGTTACGTAACCACTGCCCGGCTGGCACCCTGACTTTGGATTTCTATGAGCTTCAAAACCGTaaaccagtaaattcctgttgtctgAGCCAACTAACtcactgtatggtatttgcttcagcagctgGGACGCTAAGACACTTATACACAAAAGTCATACGCTGACCAAGGTCTGGGTTTAGTTATCTATTCTGTTACTAACCCGTATTTATCAGAGCTGcctatttttaaagattattccTGGTTATTCTCACCTATTTTTCCCTCCCCTCTGGATGACCTTAGAATCACTGGCATTGACTCAAACTTGTATATTACGGCAATGTTCCCCTTCTTTTCATGAGGACACCCTGGTTTGCCCTAATTCGTGTGGGGTGAAGGGAACCAAGCCCAGCACCTGCTCCAGGGGGGCTGTGGGTACCAGCTTAGCCCGTGAGAGCACTGAGCCCCCAGCCACCGTGGCAGGTCAGGGCCAGCACGGGGACCGGTCAGTGCAAGACTGAGGGCAACCACAGAGCTTC
The genomic region above belongs to Tamandua tetradactyla isolate mTamTet1 chromosome 16, mTamTet1.pri, whole genome shotgun sequence and contains:
- the ZNF444 gene encoding zinc finger protein 444 isoform X1: MHRRCCIPFPRRLSPPACQGSQTDLPTPMELPTPQLVVGPLPVKQEGQAAEGLALDSPWRRFRHFHLGDAPGPREALGLLRALCHAWLRPEVHTKEQMLELLVLEQFLSALPASVQAWVRSRQPQSGEEAVALLEELWGPADSPDRPTEVRAPQDVAEGAAVSVGKEDGGKIPVGDPVPGAEVPASGPAQAARPYKQEPGSPPLAPPASGLPGFLATPGAVSCPECGKTSLKPAHLLRHRQSHSGEKPHACPECGKAFRRKEHLRRHRGTHPGGPGPALRPLPAREKPHACCECGKTFYWREHLVRHRKTHSGARPFACWECGKGFGRREHVLRHQRIHGRVAPGGGGAAGQGPEGGGPFPPWPLG
- the ZNF444 gene encoding zinc finger protein 444 isoform X2 — protein: MELPTPQLVVGPLPVKQEGQAAEGLALDSPWRRFRHFHLGDAPGPREALGLLRALCHAWLRPEVHTKEQMLELLVLEQFLSALPASVQAWVRSRQPQSGEEAVALLEELWGPADSPDRPTEVRAPQDVAEGAAVSVGKEDGGKIPVGDPVPGAEVPASGPAQAARPYKQEPGSPPLAPPASGLPGFLATPGAVSCPECGKTSLKPAHLLRHRQSHSGEKPHACPECGKAFRRKEHLRRHRGTHPGGPGPALRPLPAREKPHACCECGKTFYWREHLVRHRKTHSGARPFACWECGKGFGRREHVLRHQRIHGRVAPGGGGAAGQGPEGGGPFPPWPLG